The Metabacillus schmidteae nucleotide sequence CAAAAGTAGGTATGGTTTTCCAAAAAGCAAATCTTTTCCCTATGAGCATTTATGATAATGTTGCATATGGTCCAAGAATGCAAGGGATAAAAAATAAAAAAGTACTTAACAACATTGTTGAAGAAAGCTTAAAGGGTGCAGCGATTTGGGATGAGGTAAAAGATCGCTTGAAAACATCGGCACTTGGTCTATCTGGTGGTCAGCAGCAGAGGATTTGTATAGCTCGTGCAATAGCAATGAAGCCGGAAATCATCCTAATGGATGAGCCAACGTCTGCATTAGATCCAATATCAACATTAAAAGTAGAGGAATTAATTGAACGTTTGAAAAAAGATTACACGATTGTTATCGTAACCCATAATATGCAGCAGGCAGCACGTGTATCAGATAAAACTGCCTTTTTCCTTAACGGGGAAATCATTGAATATGATTCTACAAACACTATTTTTTCTATGCCAACAGATAAAAGAACGGAAGATTATATAACAGGCAGATTCGGGTAAGATTTTGGGGGAGTTAAAA carries:
- the pstB gene encoding phosphate ABC transporter ATP-binding protein PstB; protein product: MSTTETNNINNQQTDSKVKISVRDLNLFYGDKQALYSVTLDIQEKEVTALIGPSGCGKSTFLRTLNRMNDLIDIVKINGDIVIDNEDIYQSNDVIKLRTKVGMVFQKANLFPMSIYDNVAYGPRMQGIKNKKVLNNIVEESLKGAAIWDEVKDRLKTSALGLSGGQQQRICIARAIAMKPEIILMDEPTSALDPISTLKVEELIERLKKDYTIVIVTHNMQQAARVSDKTAFFLNGEIIEYDSTNTIFSMPTDKRTEDYITGRFG